GGAATTGACCAGGGCGATTTGCAATTTCCCCAAGTGCCGCAGGCGGAGGCGATCGACCGCCACCCGGAGCGGAGCGTCGTTTCCAAAGTGGGAATTCACGAGCACCACTTGCCTCCAACCTGAGCCAACCGCCCAGGAAACCATCTCACACATTTCGGCGATCAAAGTCTCATGGCGGAGGGAAAAGGTGCCTGGCCATTTCAGAGTGTGCCCGGTCGAAACGCTGTAGGAAATAGCCGGCAGCACCGGGACGCCCGTCCGCCCCGAGGCAAAGGCGCACAAGCGCTCGGCGATGACGGTGTCGGTATTGATGGGCAAATGCGGACCATGCTGCTCGGTCGCCCCCACCGGAATCAAAAGACAGCCCACCTTTTCCAGCAAAATCTCCACCCGAGGCCAAGGCAGCGTTTCCAGGCGGACCACCCGGTCCAGGAACTCTATGTGCGCGGCAGAGGGCATGCGGGTCAGGGCAG
This sequence is a window from Verrucomicrobiota bacterium. Protein-coding genes within it:
- a CDS encoding creatininase family protein, translated to MPSAAHIEFLDRVVRLETLPWPRVEILLEKVGCLLIPVGATEQHGPHLPINTDTVIAERLCAFASGRTGVPVLPAISYSVSTGHTLKWPGTFSLRHETLIAEMCEMVSWAVGSGWRQVVLVNSHFGNDAPLRVAVDRLRLRHLGKLQIALVNSFELSPEIWNYFTSDAEDLHANKAETDLMLYLSPQTVHMEAVEDDPDRTVDKVFSYPVSQTSLNGVTGSPSLGTAAQGEWLFGLMGQALAELVDRARSESPPLPASEWAGSSDPF